The region CTGCATAAACCTTCTCCGCCTCTTTTAATCGTTGAGTTGTTTCCTGTAAGTGCAATTCATGGGCAGCATTTAAAGCCGCCATGTTCTTGTTCAACTTCTCTAACTGTTCCTTATAATTAGTATTACCATCAGTAATATTCTTACCATTTGCATTCATGGTTTCTGATAACTGAACATACGTTGATGCTAGATTATCAGAGGCAGAACCCAACTTACTTGCAACTTGCTCTACAGATTCAGTTATTCTATTACTTACCTTTTGACCAGCAGTAGTTAACTCATTCTCTAAACCCTTTACTGATTGGTTAACACCATCTAAGAAATTCTGTCCAGATTCAGACATAACTCCAGCAGTTTTCTGGACATTATCCTTTAACAAATTCATTGAATCATTAAGGGCTTGTCCACTTTGGCTATAGTTCTGATTGAAGTTATTAACAGATTCAGAAGCCTTTGATAATTTATCTGAAAAATCTTTTACAACTACTGTTGAGTTTGAAATGTCTGCTATCTTACTAGAAGCATCTCCAAGTTTGTTTAAACCTTGGCTAACTTTATCAAATAAAGCAGGACTTATTTCAGCGCTCTCCAGCATTTTATTAAACTTTTCTGTGAAAATCAAAGCACCAGCTGCACTTCCTCCTCCTGCCACAACTGGAGCGGCTTGAGTTACCTGTTGACTAGCAATAGCAGGAGCACTTCCTCCTCCTGCCACAACTGGAGCGGCTTGAGTTACCTGTTGACTAGCAATAGCAGGAGCACCACCTCCTCCCGCAGGCATTGATGCTAAAATTCCTGTAATTATTTCCTGAATCTCCTCTGGTCCTATTCCCTGCTTACGACTACTTCTATAACCTTTAATCTCATCCTCCTCCGTCATTCCTGTAAGTTCAGGATAAACCAAAGTCCAATCCAACTCTTCATGAATAGGCTCAAACGCCGAGAAAAAGAAAATCACAGTTTCAGTTCCCATTCCTGCCATAAGCATCATACCTGCACCGGGTAAGTGAAGGATTTTAAATAAAGCTCCAAGAATTACCACGGATGCACCCCATCCGTATAGGTATTTCATAAAGTTTTTCCATTTCTTGGAAGTTACAATTTCTTCAATATTGATTTTCATGCGTCAGATTTTTTATTGATTCGGACACTGAGTAATATACTACATTATTTTGCTCCCAAATAACCACGAACACACCTAAATCCAATATAAGATTTTGCTGTATCCTGATATTCGTAGGAGCGCGTTCCAACCTGAAGGAAGAAACTTATATCCTTCCACGATCCACCTCTAATAACTTTGCGTTTCATAGCCGGTAAATCGTTAGGTTTTGCATTATACTTATAGTCTGGGTTCATGTCGTGCATAAAAGAGTATGCACTTTCATCGTATGCATTTGCAGTCCATTCAGCAACGTTGCCAGCCATATCGTACAATCCATAATCATTAGGTTCATAACTTCCTACGGCAATAGGAATAAGGCCGCCGTCATCAATATAGTTCCCGCGCAAAGGCTTAAAGTTTGCTAAGAAGCATCCCTCTATGTTACGTGGATATGGTCCGCCCCATGGATACATACTGTGATCGAGATTTCCGCGAGCAGCATATTCCCATTCAGCCTCCAATGGAAGACGATAATCCTGAATAGTGGTACCATCCGCTGATAAATACTTATTGAGCAACTGTGTTCTCCATATACAAAAAGCGGTTGCCTGTTTCCAGTTAACACCAACTACAGGATAGTTATCAAATGCTGGGTGCCAAAAGTAACTTGCAGTATACGGCTCATTAAAAGAATAAGAAAAATCAGCTATCCAGCATAGCGTATCGGGATAAACATTAACCTTATCACGCATGATAAAACTTTGTCTATTATCAACTTTTACCTTTTCTCCAAGGCTATTGATAACTTCACCCTGATCGTAACTTAAAGTCTCGAAGTTATAACGATTGCGTTTTTGTGCTGCTTGTTTTAAATCTATCCAGTAGTACTCATAAAAAAGTTTACGTGTATCGAGTTCCTTCTTTCCATAAAAAGCATCTTCCTTGGAGTAGTACATGGAATTAAGAATTTCACGTTGCTCTTCATCTTCTGGATCAATAGGAACCTCCCAGTTTAATACTGGTGGCTCAATAGGATTGCCAAATTCATCCTCAGCAATAACAAACTCATCGTTTTGTTCACCTATCAATCTTCTAGCTATGGAATCCCTTACGTATTCAACAAATTGTCTATACTGATTATTGGTTATCTCAGTTTGATCCATCCAAAACGCATCAACCGAAACCGTTTTAGTTGGGGCATTGATTGCCCACGCAACATCTTGGTCATTACTACCCATTGTGAAGGATCCCATAGGAACAAAAACCATTCCGTAAGGTGTGGGTTCCGCGTATCCTCTTCGGCCTGGAACCCCTGTAAGTTCGCCATTCCCGCTTGGCGCACAGCTGTATAGGGACGCTGTTGCAAAAATTATGAAAAGAAACTTTTTCATACTACTCCGTTTATTTAGCAAATAACGTAATTTTTTTCTTTAGATTATCAACTTTGATTATAAAAATCTTATGCTTTTATATTGCTGGGGTGGTTTTTCCTTTTTCAGCTGGAAATTGTACCCTAGCATAAACTCATGAGAGCCATTGTTATACTTACTAATTCTGCTAGTACTATAATCATAGGCATACCCGATTTTTATTCCATTAAATAACTCCACTCCTACCATTCCTGTAATCGCCTCCCCAATACGATAAGAAACGCCTCCCCATATCTTTTTATTGTACTTAACAATAGAATTGATAGAATATCTGGAACTTGCTATATCAGTAGTTATTAATACCGATGGTTCAAACTGCCACGCCTGACTCAAATTTAAAAGATAACCACCTGTAACATAAAATTGGCGTGTATACCTAGCATCTGTGCTCTTTGTTGTCTTTGCTTCGTTTAAGTGTGTTGCGGATACACCAAAGAACATGTTTTCTGTATTATAGAACAACCCAAGGCCTAAATCAAAATTGATTGAACTTTCTTTTTCTTGTGGTATAGAGTTATCGGCAGTCCCATCTGGATATGTCCACGTTGGATTCAAGGTATTATTTACCACTCCACCATTAATACCAACTCCTAATGTTCCATCAACCACCTTAAATTTAAAACGAGCAGCATACGCAAAACTAATACCTAAATCACTATTAAATCCGTACTTATCATTAAGTATGCTCAAACCAATTCCACTTTTAAATCCAAAAGGAGCAATGGGTGCATTAATGCTAACCGCAGTGCTCACGGGTGCACCATCTCCAAAACCAGTCCATTGCAATTTGTTAATTGCTCCGAATCCTATCATATTTAAACTTCCTGCATAACCGGGATTGATGCTCATAGGATTAAAGAGTATTTGACTAAATTGTGGATCTTGCTGGCTTTTAGCAGCAAAAGAAATAAATAAAAGGCCTAAAAAAAGTATATATCTTTTTATTATCGACATATTTAAAACAAATAACACATAAACTGCTTTACCCTTTAAACGGAAAAGTAAAGTAAATAAAAAATTTGAATACCTACAAATTTATTAACAAATATGTGTTGATAAATAAAAAACCGTAAAGTCTTATACCTTAAAAAAAATTATTGGTTTCTTTTTTGGCAAAAAAACTTTTACTTTCCACTATTAGTAAGAAATTGAACTTTCTGAAAGAAGCGAAGCCAGCGCTCAGGTATATCCTGTTTACTTGCAAGGACATAATCCGATGGAGAGCATGGGATCATGAATTTTTCGATGCGTTTACCCTGCGTTGAATACGGGATCTCGAACCACCAATTGTCCGATAATTCGCTTCTGTAAAAAACGAGATCCATCCCTGGTGTTCCGGAGTTTACTATAAACTTTTTGAATTTATCGGATTGGGCATTCGGAATCTCTCCCTTTCGTAACATTATCCCCTCAATAAAATGCCAAGCCAACTGAGCCGCTAGTAGTGCCGACTGCTTAACTTGATCTTTATCGGGGTTATACTCAAAAATTCCAAAACATGATGTTCTATCGCTCGTTCCTGCATAACGCGCAAGTTGACACGCTTCCTCGGCGTATAGACCATTAGGAGAAGGAAATGTGTTGCTAGGCGAATCGGAAGATCGAATTGCTCCCATGTCAAAACTAACTATATCTGAACTTCTCAGGGTCGGTTCAACCTCCCTATAATTCCCTCGAACAAAACCAAGCCTTAATAATTCAAAATTCTGGTTACGGATTCTATCAATTTTTTCGGAATCAACAAAATAGCCCTGATAACCTATTAAACTTATATCGAAAAGTAATCTTGAATCTTCCCGAAATAACCTATTCAAATAATTCAAGGAATGGAAGTCTTCTAGTTCATCATCGGCATCAATATGAGAGTCGATAACAGATATGGTTGTCAATTCCTTATTGGATAGTTTGTACCCACAGTAAATGCTCTCGGTTAACTCCTGGGTCCCCCCTAACACTAATAAATTTACCTCATGTTTTAGCATTAAACTTACAACATCGGACAACGCTTTGTAGGTCTGGGATGGGGTATCGGTTTGCACAATATTTCCAGCATCAATAATTCTGCCCTTAACGTTAATTGCAGACAAGCCATAAAGATACTGACGAATTATATTAGGCGCATTTTCCACCGCCGGCTGTGACGAATTTCTACTCTCGTTAACTCCAATAATAACAATATCTTCAGCCAGAATTTCTGTTCCTGCCTGATGAAGTGAAACTACTTTACTATATAAAGAAGACTGCT is a window of Tenuifilaceae bacterium CYCD DNA encoding:
- the gldK gene encoding gliding motility lipoprotein GldK, with product MKKFLFIIFATASLYSCAPSGNGELTGVPGRRGYAEPTPYGMVFVPMGSFTMGSNDQDVAWAINAPTKTVSVDAFWMDQTEITNNQYRQFVEYVRDSIARRLIGEQNDEFVIAEDEFGNPIEPPVLNWEVPIDPEDEEQREILNSMYYSKEDAFYGKKELDTRKLFYEYYWIDLKQAAQKRNRYNFETLSYDQGEVINSLGEKVKVDNRQSFIMRDKVNVYPDTLCWIADFSYSFNEPYTASYFWHPAFDNYPVVGVNWKQATAFCIWRTQLLNKYLSADGTTIQDYRLPLEAEWEYAARGNLDHSMYPWGGPYPRNIEGCFLANFKPLRGNYIDDGGLIPIAVGSYEPNDYGLYDMAGNVAEWTANAYDESAYSFMHDMNPDYKYNAKPNDLPAMKRKVIRGGSWKDISFFLQVGTRSYEYQDTAKSYIGFRCVRGYLGAK
- the fjo29 gene encoding arginase, whose translation is MEELLAYLEPAQVNPMNIGVGKQSSLYSKVVSLHQAGTEILAEDIVIIGVNESRNSSQPAVENAPNIIRQYLYGLSAINVKGRIIDAGNIVQTDTPSQTYKALSDVVSLMLKHEVNLLVLGGTQELTESIYCGYKLSNKELTTISVIDSHIDADDELEDFHSLNYLNRLFREDSRLLFDISLIGYQGYFVDSEKIDRIRNQNFELLRLGFVRGNYREVEPTLRSSDIVSFDMGAIRSSDSPSNTFPSPNGLYAEEACQLARYAGTSDRTSCFGIFEYNPDKDQVKQSALLAAQLAWHFIEGIMLRKGEIPNAQSDKFKKFIVNSGTPGMDLVFYRSELSDNWWFEIPYSTQGKRIEKFMIPCSPSDYVLASKQDIPERWLRFFQKVQFLTNSGK
- a CDS encoding membrane protein, encoding MLFVLNMSIIKRYILFLGLLFISFAAKSQQDPQFSQILFNPMSINPGYAGSLNMIGFGAINKLQWTGFGDGAPVSTAVSINAPIAPFGFKSGIGLSILNDKYGFNSDLGISFAYAARFKFKVVDGTLGVGINGGVVNNTLNPTWTYPDGTADNSIPQEKESSINFDLGLGLFYNTENMFFGVSATHLNEAKTTKSTDARYTRQFYVTGGYLLNLSQAWQFEPSVLITTDIASSRYSINSIVKYNKKIWGGVSYRIGEAITGMVGVELFNGIKIGYAYDYSTSRISKYNNGSHEFMLGYNFQLKKEKPPQQYKSIRFL